DNA from Ancylothrix sp. D3o:
CTGGCCGCAGTTGGTATTCTTTGTTTGGCTCTGGTGTTGGCCATTTTATTGCCTCAAGTCGGTTTCGCTTGTCTGGCTCTGTTGCTACTCGCACCGGCTGCCGGTTGGTTTTACTGGCGCCGGGCCGGTCGAAAAGAGCAAGTTTCCCTCAAAGTCGAAATTCTTACCCCCCCATCGCCGGCGGCTAACGGCGGGTTTACCCAAATGCCGGTGACAAGCCAAAATATTGACGAACCGGCCCCTACTTGTATTACCATCAAAGCTCACCGCGACGAAATTGCCGAACTCACCAAAACTTTCCCCTTTAAGTCGGGCCACTTAGCCTAAAATTTTAGATTTTAGATTTCCATTATCTGGCCATACTCTCGTTTACTGGCCCCATTAAATCTAAAATCTCACATTCAGTCTTATCAACCCAGCGCTAAAGGGATTATGGCCATTGTTCTAAAATTTGCCCCGCAGCAAAAGCTGCACCAAAACCCAGCATCTGGCTTAAGTGCAGCTTCTCTTTACCACAATTTGGCAAGAGCAAAAACTCTTCTCATAAATTTATTTCCAACACACCAACCAACAAGTACATAGCTGCACCCAACCGGAAGCAGCCTTGTTGACAAAAGGGTACATTTCAACAGAC
Protein-coding regions in this window:
- a CDS encoding cofactor assembly of complex C subunit B, with translation MTPAILSSTFLLTLLLGVGLFFFIRASVKDRTEEVKLISDQAVDSVLTQLQEYFSRRAYRMAAIDGLANQVTFEGYVRPSWFLAVFLSLLAAVGILCLALVLAILLPQVGFACLALLLLAPAAGWFYWRRAGRKEQVSLKVEILTPPSPAANGGFTQMPVTSQNIDEPAPTCITIKAHRDEIAELTKTFPFKSGHLA